From Chryseobacterium joostei, the proteins below share one genomic window:
- a CDS encoding thymidylate synthase: MQNYLDLLQHILDNGTDKTDRTGTGTRSVFGYQLRYDLSKGFPLVTTKKVHLKSIIYELLWFLKGDTNIKYLKDNGVSIWDEWANENGDLGPVYGAQWRSWNGADGKVVDQITEVIDQIKKNPDSRRLIVSAWNVAEIPNMALAPCHALFQFYVADGKLSLQLYQRSADVFLGVPFNIASYALLLMMVAQVCDLEVGDYVHSFGDVHIYNNHFEQVNRQLSRETRPLPTMKLNPDVKDIFDFDFEDFTLENYDPHPGIKAPVAI, encoded by the coding sequence ATGCAAAATTACCTGGATCTTTTACAACATATTTTAGACAACGGAACTGATAAAACCGATAGAACAGGTACCGGAACAAGGAGTGTGTTCGGATATCAGCTGAGATATGATCTGTCAAAAGGCTTTCCATTGGTAACCACTAAAAAAGTGCATTTAAAGTCCATCATCTACGAATTGCTTTGGTTTTTAAAAGGAGATACCAATATCAAGTATCTTAAAGATAACGGGGTAAGTATCTGGGATGAATGGGCAAATGAGAATGGTGATCTTGGGCCGGTTTACGGAGCACAATGGAGAAGCTGGAATGGAGCTGATGGTAAAGTTGTAGATCAGATCACTGAGGTTATTGACCAGATTAAAAAGAATCCGGATTCCCGAAGATTAATCGTTTCTGCATGGAATGTAGCAGAAATTCCAAATATGGCATTGGCACCTTGCCATGCATTATTCCAGTTTTATGTAGCAGATGGGAAATTGTCTCTTCAGCTTTATCAGAGAAGTGCAGATGTTTTCCTTGGTGTTCCTTTCAATATCGCAAGTTACGCGCTATTATTAATGATGGTAGCACAGGTTTGTGATTTGGAAGTAGGAGATTATGTTCACAGTTTTGGAGATGTTCACATTTACAACAACCATTTTGAGCAGGTAAACAGACAGCTTTCGAGAGAGACCAGACCACTTCCGACTATGAAGCTGAATCCGGACGTGAAAGACATCTTCGATTTCGATTTTGAAGACTTTACTCTGGAAAACTATGATCCACATCCGGGGATCAAGGCTCCGGTAGCAATTTAA
- a CDS encoding alpha-amylase family glycosyl hydrolase has product MKKLILLAIIGLGIVSCTTQKNTRRMTDLPKDWKHNTNIYEVNIRQYTQEGTFKAFAKEMPRLKSMGVKTLWFMPITPIAQQNKKGSLGSPYAAADYTSINPEFGTMEDFKDMVNEAHRLGFKVIIDWVANHTGWDHVWTKTHPEFYLKDPDGKFHIASGMDDIIELDYKNQEMRQAMIDAMKFWVTETHIDGFRCDLASWVEVDFWEQARPEVEKVKPLFWLGEFDELESPEYGKVFDASYSWKWMHKSADYYKKNEPLQELKDLLIQYSNIGDKSMRAWFTANHDENSWNGTEYEKYAVIAKPMAVFSATWNGVPLLYSGQELPNMKRLEFFEKDVIKWNKTYQVADFYKILLDLKSSNPALRGGDSNVATYLLNTTANDKILAYVRKNGKDEVLVVLNMSKEPVSFTIEDGNISGTFRNVFEKTKRNFDESKDFNFKVSDYAVFEK; this is encoded by the coding sequence ATGAAAAAATTAATTTTATTAGCCATAATTGGTCTGGGAATTGTTTCCTGTACCACTCAAAAAAATACACGGAGGATGACAGATTTGCCAAAAGACTGGAAACATAACACGAATATCTACGAGGTAAACATAAGACAATATACTCAGGAAGGAACTTTTAAAGCATTTGCTAAAGAAATGCCCCGACTGAAATCAATGGGAGTAAAGACACTTTGGTTTATGCCAATTACCCCAATTGCACAGCAAAATAAAAAAGGAAGTCTGGGAAGCCCTTATGCAGCTGCAGATTATACTTCTATCAATCCGGAATTCGGGACAATGGAGGATTTCAAGGATATGGTGAATGAGGCACACAGACTGGGCTTCAAGGTGATCATTGACTGGGTAGCCAATCATACCGGATGGGATCATGTCTGGACAAAAACACATCCTGAATTTTATTTAAAAGATCCTGATGGAAAGTTTCACATTGCTTCAGGAATGGATGATATTATTGAGCTGGATTATAAAAATCAGGAAATGCGCCAGGCAATGATTGATGCCATGAAGTTCTGGGTAACAGAAACCCATATTGATGGTTTCAGATGCGATCTTGCTTCATGGGTAGAGGTTGATTTCTGGGAACAGGCGCGCCCTGAAGTAGAAAAGGTAAAGCCTCTTTTTTGGTTAGGAGAATTTGATGAGCTGGAAAGCCCTGAGTACGGAAAGGTATTTGATGCAAGCTATTCCTGGAAGTGGATGCACAAATCCGCTGATTATTACAAGAAAAACGAACCTCTTCAGGAATTAAAGGATCTGTTGATACAGTACTCTAATATTGGCGATAAGTCAATGAGGGCTTGGTTTACAGCCAATCATGATGAAAATTCATGGAACGGAACAGAATACGAGAAATATGCAGTTATTGCAAAGCCTATGGCCGTATTTTCTGCAACATGGAATGGTGTTCCGCTATTATACTCTGGCCAGGAACTTCCCAACATGAAAAGGTTGGAGTTTTTTGAGAAAGATGTCATCAAGTGGAATAAAACATATCAGGTCGCAGATTTCTATAAAATATTATTGGATTTAAAATCATCCAATCCTGCCTTGAGAGGTGGAGATTCAAATGTTGCCACCTATCTACTTAATACAACGGCTAATGATAAGATTTTGGCCTACGTAAGAAAAAACGGAAAAGATGAAGTGCTGGTCGTTCTAAATATGTCAAAAGAACCTGTAAGCTTTACCATTGAAGATGGAAATATATCAGGAACATTCAGAAACGTTTTTGAAAAAACTAAAAGAAACTTTGATGAAAGTAAGGATTTCAATTTCAAGGTTTCAGATTATGCTGTATTTGAAAAATGA
- a CDS encoding IS1096 element passenger TnpR family protein: MVYKIRVILDAKEDIFRDIEVKGKQTLWNLHLGIKSAFNLQGEELSAFNLLESDGTIVKSVPLEDMSDDGDGEIMSDVYIDEAFESVGDKAQFQYGLLDLWEFYCELVEIIDEKKGVAYPITVFRFGNVPLKAPSKSGNAGGSKKKSAMPLMDDDFSFDDDFVAGGNFSDEDDSFDDDEEEDYNDDVFDDEDDNDDER; this comes from the coding sequence ATGGTTTACAAAATCCGCGTAATATTAGATGCGAAAGAGGATATTTTCCGTGATATTGAAGTTAAGGGAAAACAAACGTTATGGAATTTACATTTAGGAATTAAGAGTGCGTTCAATCTGCAAGGAGAAGAGCTTTCTGCTTTTAATCTCTTAGAGAGTGATGGAACAATCGTAAAAAGTGTCCCACTCGAAGATATGAGTGATGATGGTGATGGCGAGATTATGTCAGATGTGTACATAGATGAGGCTTTTGAAAGTGTTGGAGACAAAGCACAATTCCAATATGGGCTTCTGGATCTTTGGGAGTTCTATTGTGAGCTTGTAGAGATCATTGACGAGAAAAAAGGAGTTGCTTATCCTATTACCGTTTTCAGGTTTGGAAATGTTCCTTTGAAAGCTCCTAGCAAAAGTGGAAATGCAGGAGGATCTAAAAAGAAATCAGCAATGCCTCTTATGGACGATGATTTTAGCTTTGATGACGATTTTGTTGCAGGAGGAAACTTCTCAGATGAAGATGACAGCTTCGACGATGACGAAGAAGAAGACTACAACGATGATGTCTTTGATGATGAGGACGACAATGATGATGAAAGATAG
- a CDS encoding sensor histidine kinase, with amino-acid sequence MKFYRLTLVASSLLTLVMLFLVVIFDSLKDIYYETPLFKTGVLISVVLIFIINCVVLELLFNYYGRKQVRGLSGILPQEIVHDHDENITIKELGERFSDLNQQKVTEIDMMKEMESYRKEYIGNVSHELKTPLFSIQGYVETLRDGGVDNLTIRDKYLERIDKSVERLIAIVTDLDMINRLEAGEINLTVSKFDVNLLIKEIFDLLDLEAEKHNTTLQIQTLHPQIFVEADKQKISQVFINLISNAIHYANRQEARVIVKTSVLKNKVLIEVIDNGMGIKSEILPRIFERFYRVETSRSRREGGSGLGLAIVKHILEAHNENITVESVYLEGTKFSFMLEKSK; translated from the coding sequence TTGAAATTTTACAGACTTACACTTGTTGCCTCCAGTCTTTTGACTCTGGTAATGCTCTTTTTGGTGGTCATTTTCGATTCACTTAAAGACATCTATTACGAAACACCCTTGTTTAAAACAGGGGTTTTAATTTCTGTTGTCCTGATCTTTATTATCAATTGCGTAGTATTGGAACTTTTGTTCAATTATTACGGCCGAAAACAGGTAAGAGGACTTTCCGGGATTCTTCCCCAGGAGATTGTACACGACCATGATGAAAATATTACCATCAAGGAACTGGGAGAAAGGTTTTCAGACCTTAATCAGCAGAAAGTGACAGAAATTGATATGATGAAGGAAATGGAAAGCTACCGTAAAGAATACATCGGAAACGTTTCCCATGAACTTAAAACCCCACTATTTTCTATTCAGGGCTATGTAGAAACCTTAAGAGACGGAGGAGTGGATAATCTTACCATCCGAGACAAATACCTGGAAAGAATTGATAAATCCGTAGAAAGGCTTATTGCCATTGTTACAGACCTTGATATGATCAACAGGCTTGAAGCCGGAGAGATTAATCTTACCGTTTCAAAATTTGATGTCAATCTTCTTATCAAAGAAATTTTTGATTTACTTGACCTTGAAGCCGAAAAACATAATACGACATTACAAATTCAGACTCTTCATCCACAAATCTTTGTAGAAGCTGATAAACAAAAGATTTCTCAAGTCTTTATTAACCTTATTTCAAATGCCATTCATTATGCAAACAGGCAGGAAGCAAGGGTTATAGTAAAAACAAGCGTCTTGAAAAATAAGGTGCTGATAGAAGTTATAGACAACGGAATGGGAATCAAATCAGAGATTCTGCCAAGAATTTTTGAAAGATTCTACCGCGTAGAAACCAGCAGAAGCAGGAGAGAAGGCGGTTCAGGATTAGGGTTGGCTATTGTAAAGCATATCCTTGAAGCCCACAACGAAAATATTACCGTAGAAAGTGTGTACCTCGAGGGAACAAAGTTCAGTTTTATGCTCGAAAAAAGTAAATAA
- a CDS encoding response regulator: MSKKILLIDDELDILEILSYNLEKEGYDIYTATNGNEGIEKAKEIIPDLILLDVMMPEKDGIETCQELRKVKELQKTLIVFLSARSEEFSQLAGFQAGANDYVVKLIKPKILISKVNALLQLTSQVSDNAKLIEIGDLIIDKDNFRVSKSGQQFLLPKKEFDLLYLLASNTEKVFKREEILEKVWGNDVIVGERTIDVHIRRLREKLGINTIQTLKGIGYKLIV; this comes from the coding sequence ATGAGCAAAAAAATTCTTTTAATAGACGATGAACTGGACATTTTAGAGATTCTGTCTTACAATTTGGAAAAGGAAGGTTATGATATCTATACAGCTACCAATGGTAACGAAGGTATAGAAAAGGCAAAAGAAATAATTCCGGATCTAATCCTCCTAGATGTAATGATGCCTGAAAAAGATGGCATTGAGACTTGTCAGGAACTTCGTAAAGTGAAAGAACTTCAAAAAACATTGATTGTTTTCCTTTCTGCGAGAAGCGAAGAATTTTCTCAATTAGCCGGTTTCCAGGCGGGTGCTAACGATTATGTCGTAAAACTAATCAAACCAAAAATCCTTATTTCTAAAGTAAATGCATTACTACAATTAACCTCTCAGGTTTCTGATAATGCAAAATTGATCGAAATTGGTGATCTTATCATTGATAAAGATAATTTCAGGGTTTCCAAAAGCGGACAGCAATTTCTGCTTCCTAAAAAAGAATTTGATCTACTTTATCTTTTGGCTTCCAATACAGAAAAAGTTTTCAAAAGAGAAGAAATTCTGGAAAAGGTTTGGGGTAACGATGTTATTGTAGGAGAAAGAACTATAGACGTTCATATTAGAAGATTAAGAGAAAAGTTAGGAATCAATACCATTCAGACTTTAAAGGGAATTGGATATAAACTGATCGTTTAA
- a CDS encoding outer membrane beta-barrel protein: MKKQLQKSITLLALFSAGFAFAQSQVLEGRVLDEKDNTPIEGVKVKVNDQEVTTDIAGYYSINLSPGTNYIITVSSNGYNRKEISEVIVKNDGNTHLDIVLDKPTTKEKEIEGVVIKSNARKETIASTIGLQKNSGVVSQVIGVEAIKRSPDRNTGEVLKRVSGVSLFDGKYIVVRGLSDRYNQAMLNGIQLSSTEPDRKTFSFDLFPANVIETLVINKTFIPEYTGEWGGALIQVNTKDIPNKNFFNAQIGVGGNSITMGQEFHMQKGGKWDFLGIDDGYRKLPTNMPAKNAFTILTEAQKTEIGKGYTKNMGYNSVGYPENISLQLDGGFNTKLFGKDLGVIAVLNYSNNKRRTESTNRFFTINNQLADTNFDYFTEKYSNDVTLGGMLNFTLKLNNNNKISIKNIITNNSVNHMSFRSGKDFEFDPINGTNIIARETGFKNTTFYNSTLTGTHKIDALGGFTVNWYGSFGILDQYIPLLQRLQYNQYNNIEGSPYLALISNGLSQKSGSVFYSTLSDYLYNAGGDISKTFTLFGQKQTIKGGYLFQVKDRIYNSRPFSVRLERYNQGLLSQPFETIFNQENFGTDGRFTFDEIAGNQYRYIANTILNAGYLQFDNNFTPWLRAVWGLRVENFDQLVGSTRKSDDRFVNTRVTDFLPAVNLTFKVNPKMNVRLAGSQTVVRPEFREVSPLAYYDFDLGATVIGSKNIERTKITSADLRWEYYPRNGEIFSVAGFYKNFKKPIELYFNQSGVGTSNTFNYLNVDKADAYGIEVEFRKKLDFISALRNFTLGGNASRIWNRVTDETTKIDRPMQGQSPYTINASLQYDTEKSGWSSTVLFNMIGRRILYVGNDQVPPIWEAPRPLLDFQIAKKIWKDKGELKLNVSDILNRRAKFYHDLNDNGKYDKTDALAIERVTGTNISLTLGYKF, from the coding sequence ATGAAAAAACAACTCCAAAAGAGTATTACGCTACTTGCTTTGTTTTCTGCGGGCTTTGCTTTTGCACAGAGCCAAGTCTTAGAAGGCAGGGTATTGGATGAGAAAGACAACACTCCTATAGAGGGTGTAAAAGTAAAGGTGAATGATCAGGAAGTAACTACTGATATAGCCGGTTATTACTCGATCAATCTGTCACCTGGTACCAATTACATAATAACGGTAAGCTCTAACGGATACAACAGAAAGGAAATCAGTGAAGTTATTGTAAAGAATGATGGTAACACTCACCTTGATATTGTTTTAGATAAGCCCACTACTAAGGAGAAAGAAATTGAGGGAGTTGTAATAAAATCAAATGCAAGAAAAGAAACCATAGCCTCTACCATTGGTTTACAGAAAAATTCAGGGGTAGTTTCTCAGGTTATTGGTGTTGAAGCTATTAAAAGAAGTCCGGATAGAAACACAGGAGAGGTTCTGAAAAGAGTTTCCGGTGTGAGTTTATTTGATGGAAAATATATTGTAGTAAGAGGTTTATCAGACCGTTATAATCAGGCCATGCTAAATGGTATTCAGTTATCCAGTACGGAGCCTGACAGAAAGACATTCTCTTTTGACCTTTTCCCAGCCAATGTTATTGAAACCCTGGTAATTAACAAAACTTTTATTCCTGAATATACAGGTGAATGGGGAGGTGCATTGATCCAGGTAAATACTAAGGATATTCCTAATAAGAATTTCTTTAATGCACAAATAGGTGTGGGAGGAAACTCCATCACAATGGGACAAGAGTTCCATATGCAAAAAGGTGGAAAATGGGACTTTTTAGGAATTGATGACGGTTACAGAAAGCTTCCAACCAATATGCCTGCAAAAAATGCATTCACAATCTTAACGGAAGCTCAGAAAACAGAAATAGGTAAAGGATATACCAAGAACATGGGCTATAATAGCGTAGGTTATCCTGAAAACATAAGCTTACAGCTAGACGGAGGGTTCAATACCAAATTATTCGGAAAGGATCTGGGAGTAATTGCGGTATTAAACTACAGCAACAACAAAAGAAGAACTGAATCTACTAACCGTTTCTTTACCATCAACAACCAACTTGCTGATACCAACTTTGATTATTTCACTGAAAAATACAGCAATGATGTTACCTTGGGTGGAATGTTGAATTTTACTTTAAAACTTAACAACAACAATAAAATTTCCATCAAGAACATTATCACCAATAACTCGGTGAATCACATGTCTTTCAGATCTGGAAAGGACTTTGAATTTGATCCTATCAACGGAACTAATATTATAGCCCGAGAAACAGGATTTAAAAATACTACATTCTACAACTCTACTCTTACCGGAACGCATAAAATAGATGCTCTTGGCGGATTTACCGTAAACTGGTACGGAAGCTTCGGGATCCTGGACCAATACATTCCATTGCTACAGCGTTTGCAATATAACCAGTATAACAATATAGAAGGAAGCCCTTATCTGGCACTTATTTCTAATGGTCTTTCTCAAAAATCAGGAAGTGTTTTCTATTCTACCCTAAGCGATTATTTATACAATGCGGGTGGTGATATTTCTAAGACATTTACTTTATTTGGACAGAAGCAAACCATCAAAGGAGGATATTTATTCCAGGTAAAAGACAGGATATACAATTCAAGACCATTCTCTGTAAGGCTTGAAAGATACAATCAGGGATTACTTTCTCAACCTTTTGAGACTATCTTTAATCAGGAAAACTTTGGAACTGACGGTAGATTTACATTCGATGAAATTGCCGGAAATCAGTACAGATATATTGCTAATACCATTCTTAATGCTGGATATTTACAGTTTGACAACAACTTCACACCTTGGTTGAGAGCCGTATGGGGATTAAGAGTTGAAAACTTTGATCAGCTAGTAGGAAGCACAAGAAAAAGTGATGACCGTTTTGTAAACACTCGTGTAACGGACTTTTTACCTGCAGTTAACTTAACATTCAAGGTAAATCCTAAGATGAATGTACGTCTTGCCGGTTCACAAACTGTTGTAAGACCTGAGTTTAGAGAGGTTTCTCCTTTGGCTTATTATGATTTCGACCTGGGAGCTACTGTAATTGGTAGTAAAAATATTGAAAGAACTAAAATTACCAGTGCGGATCTTCGTTGGGAATATTACCCAAGAAATGGTGAGATCTTCTCTGTGGCAGGTTTCTATAAAAACTTCAAAAAACCTATTGAGCTATACTTCAACCAATCTGGGGTAGGAACGAGTAATACGTTCAACTATCTTAACGTAGACAAAGCTGATGCGTATGGAATAGAGGTTGAATTCAGAAAAAAACTTGATTTCATCTCTGCACTTAGAAACTTTACATTGGGCGGAAATGCTTCCAGAATCTGGAACAGAGTAACGGATGAAACTACGAAAATTGACAGACCGATGCAGGGGCAATCTCCTTACACGATCAATGCGAGTCTTCAGTATGATACCGAGAAATCAGGATGGTCATCTACAGTACTTTTCAACATGATCGGAAGAAGAATTCTTTATGTAGGAAATGATCAGGTTCCACCAATCTGGGAAGCTCCAAGACCACTTTTAGACTTCCAGATTGCTAAAAAAATATGGAAAGATAAAGGTGAGCTAAAGCTAAATGTTTCAGACATCCTGAACCGCCGTGCTAAATTCTACCATGACCTTAATGACAATGGTAAATACGACAAAACTGATGCTCTTGCTATAGAAAGAGTAACAGGAACCAATATCAGTTTAACACTGGGGTACAAATTTTAA
- a CDS encoding amidohydrolase, with product MQFPYQLTAKGKYSLKNVRLETGFEYENEEVIGTKTGLFSIDIEDGKIKTVKANDPASDAIDAKGYLMLPAFRDMHIHLDKTLYGLPWQALSPKRRTVKDMIAYEQEIIPELLKTSVDRAEQLINLQQHYGTHFARTHFNIDPTSGLQSLEHLEQALENKKDSFKAELVAFPQHGAYYTASAPLMKEAAKLKSVGFIGGLDPLSIDGSIEKVMDFTVQLALDHNKGIDIHLHEVGESGMKTINYLIDKAIENPALQGKTFVSHAFALAHLSPKEAEQIAERLAAGKVGIASSVPFKGTIMPIPTLKKYGVNVLIGNDNVQDYWSTFGSGNMLQKANLIAELYGYATEYALSRALQFATQSILPLDEKGSQQWPKTGDEAAIVLTDASCSAEAVSRISKIEALMHDGNLFWRS from the coding sequence ATGCAATTTCCCTATCAATTAACTGCAAAAGGAAAATATTCCCTGAAAAATGTCCGCCTGGAAACAGGTTTTGAATATGAAAATGAAGAGGTAATCGGAACGAAAACAGGTCTTTTCAGTATTGATATTGAAGATGGAAAGATTAAGACTGTAAAAGCAAATGATCCCGCTTCTGATGCAATAGACGCCAAGGGATATCTGATGCTCCCTGCTTTTAGGGATATGCACATCCATTTGGATAAAACATTGTATGGTCTTCCGTGGCAGGCCCTTTCTCCGAAAAGAAGAACAGTAAAGGATATGATTGCCTATGAACAGGAAATCATTCCGGAACTGCTAAAGACTTCAGTGGATAGGGCAGAGCAGTTGATTAATCTTCAACAGCACTATGGAACTCATTTTGCGAGAACACACTTTAATATTGATCCTACTTCAGGATTACAATCTCTTGAGCATTTGGAACAGGCTCTCGAAAATAAAAAAGATTCCTTTAAAGCAGAACTGGTTGCCTTTCCACAGCATGGGGCGTATTATACAGCCTCGGCTCCTTTAATGAAAGAAGCTGCCAAGCTAAAAAGTGTTGGCTTTATCGGAGGATTAGATCCATTGAGTATAGATGGAAGTATTGAAAAAGTAATGGACTTTACGGTACAGCTTGCTCTTGATCATAACAAGGGAATTGATATTCACCTGCATGAAGTAGGAGAGTCCGGAATGAAAACAATCAATTATCTGATTGATAAGGCGATTGAAAATCCGGCGCTGCAGGGAAAAACTTTTGTAAGCCATGCGTTTGCACTGGCACATCTTTCTCCAAAAGAAGCTGAGCAGATTGCAGAAAGACTGGCAGCAGGAAAGGTAGGAATAGCTTCTTCTGTGCCTTTTAAAGGAACAATAATGCCGATTCCAACGCTAAAGAAATATGGCGTAAATGTCCTGATTGGAAATGATAATGTTCAAGATTACTGGAGTACATTCGGGTCTGGAAATATGTTGCAGAAAGCCAATCTTATTGCAGAATTATATGGCTATGCTACAGAATATGCATTGTCAAGAGCTTTGCAATTTGCTACTCAAAGTATTCTTCCACTGGATGAAAAAGGAAGCCAGCAATGGCCGAAGACTGGTGATGAAGCTGCCATTGTGCTTACAGATGCTTCATGTTCGGCAGAAGCCGTTTCCAGAATCTCTAAAATAGAAGCCCTGATGCATGACGGGAATCTGTTTTGGAGAAGTTAA
- a CDS encoding AraC family transcriptional regulator, protein MSYHTDHFPILGIQEFSENQLKGCNLLFNELYGARSIDDPHKHDFFIINLFEHGVGSHTIDFTEYKVGDHQIHLVFPDQVHQWVIEKETIGYQLMISRDWFESFLPSLRFSASYYQNHPVINLSKEVFVTFLYEFQAIQKELSGENIFWELIQKRSELIGLLVSQSMKDTFKDFEVYNSNPIISKFLLLIDEHFRTERSVSFYADKLNISANYLNIVCKKNLNASASSLIQDRILLEAKRLLKVSEMSVKDIVYDLGFYDHASFSKFFKAQTGMTPSQFKE, encoded by the coding sequence GTGAGTTATCATACAGATCATTTTCCTATTTTAGGAATTCAGGAGTTTAGTGAGAACCAGCTTAAGGGCTGCAATTTGCTGTTTAATGAACTTTACGGCGCACGTTCCATTGATGATCCCCACAAGCATGATTTTTTTATCATTAACCTTTTCGAACATGGAGTTGGCTCACATACTATAGATTTTACGGAATATAAGGTAGGAGATCACCAGATTCATCTTGTTTTTCCTGATCAGGTACATCAATGGGTGATCGAAAAAGAAACAATAGGCTATCAGTTGATGATCAGCAGAGATTGGTTTGAAAGCTTTTTACCTTCATTGCGCTTTTCAGCTTCTTATTATCAGAACCATCCGGTTATTAATCTTTCCAAAGAGGTTTTTGTGACTTTTTTGTATGAATTTCAGGCTATTCAAAAAGAATTATCTGGAGAAAATATTTTTTGGGAACTGATTCAAAAGAGAAGTGAGTTGATAGGTTTATTGGTAAGCCAGTCAATGAAAGATACTTTTAAGGATTTTGAAGTCTATAATTCAAATCCGATCATTTCAAAATTTCTACTTCTTATTGATGAGCATTTCAGGACAGAAAGATCAGTTTCCTTTTACGCAGATAAACTTAATATTTCTGCCAACTATCTCAATATCGTCTGTAAAAAGAATCTCAATGCTTCTGCATCATCTCTTATTCAGGATCGTATTCTACTGGAAGCAAAGCGTCTTTTAAAAGTTTCAGAAATGTCTGTAAAAGATATTGTTTACGACCTTGGTTTTTATGACCATGCCAGTTTTTCTAAGTTTTTTAAGGCTCAGACCGGAATGACTCCGTCTCAATTCAAGGAATAA
- a CDS encoding amidohydrolase: MKTSDSNISRKDFIRNSALAMAGLTLIPNIMTASPFFDEKNISAKGKLSLKNVRLETGFEYDEGEVSATKTDLFYIEVENGKITKIAPNQPNAKAIDAKGLLMLPAFKDMHIHLDKTFYGDHWQAVRKRTGGVKGMIELEQKMLPEMLKNSTFKAEKMIELLQSKGTSFARSHVNIEPTSKLQSLKNLQKALENKKKGFGAELVAFPQHGVFYTDSAPYLKEAAKMDIDFIGGVDPFNVDGNIEKVMDFTVQLALDNKKGIDIHLHETGDSGLKTVEYLIKKVNENPSLKGKTYLSHCFILAKLESAKQEEVAEKLAEAQIGVVSTIPFGRMIMPIPTLYKHNVTVLTGNDSIVDHWNTFGTGSVLQKANLMAQLYGYSTEFLLSRSLKLATGNVLPLDDKGTQQWPKTGDKADFVLLNASCSAEAVSRISDVESLVHQGNVVF; the protein is encoded by the coding sequence ATGAAGACCTCAGACAGTAACATCTCTCGTAAGGATTTTATAAGAAATTCAGCATTAGCAATGGCGGGATTAACCTTAATACCTAATATTATGACGGCATCACCTTTTTTTGATGAGAAGAATATTTCAGCAAAGGGAAAACTGAGCCTTAAAAATGTTCGTTTAGAAACCGGTTTTGAATATGACGAGGGAGAAGTTTCTGCTACCAAGACTGATCTGTTTTACATAGAAGTTGAGAACGGAAAGATCACCAAGATTGCTCCCAATCAACCTAATGCAAAAGCTATAGATGCCAAGGGATTATTAATGCTTCCTGCATTTAAAGATATGCACATTCATTTGGATAAAACTTTTTATGGAGATCACTGGCAGGCTGTAAGAAAGAGAACAGGAGGGGTGAAAGGAATGATTGAACTTGAACAGAAAATGCTTCCTGAGATGCTTAAGAATTCAACATTTAAAGCTGAAAAAATGATTGAATTATTACAATCGAAAGGAACCTCATTCGCGAGAAGCCATGTAAATATTGAACCGACTTCAAAGCTTCAGTCTTTAAAAAATCTGCAAAAAGCTTTAGAGAATAAAAAGAAAGGTTTCGGTGCTGAATTGGTCGCTTTTCCACAGCATGGAGTGTTTTATACAGACTCAGCTCCTTACCTAAAAGAGGCTGCCAAGATGGATATTGATTTTATTGGTGGAGTAGACCCTTTCAATGTAGATGGAAATATTGAAAAAGTGATGGACTTTACGGTTCAATTGGCTTTGGATAATAAAAAGGGAATAGATATTCATTTGCATGAAACAGGAGATTCCGGATTGAAAACGGTTGAATACCTTATTAAAAAAGTGAATGAAAACCCATCTTTAAAGGGAAAAACTTACCTGAGCCACTGTTTTATATTAGCCAAATTAGAAAGTGCCAAACAGGAAGAGGTGGCTGAAAAACTTGCCGAAGCACAAATCGGGGTTGTTTCTACTATTCCTTTTGGAAGAATGATTATGCCTATTCCAACATTATACAAGCATAATGTAACGGTATTAACAGGAAATGACAGTATTGTGGATCACTGGAATACTTTCGGGACCGGAAGCGTGCTTCAGAAAGCCAATCTGATGGCGCAGTTGTATGGATATTCAACCGAGTTTTTATTATCAAGAAGTTTAAAGCTGGCAACAGGAAATGTACTTCCTTTGGATGATAAAGGGACTCAGCAATGGCCTAAAACAGGAGATAAGGCAGATTTTGTTTTGTTGAATGCAAGCTGCTCTGCAGAAGCGGTATCAAGAATTTCGGATGTAGAATCTTTGGTACATCAGGGGAATGTTGTTTTTTAA